Sequence from the Phaeodactylum tricornutum CCAP 1055/1 chromosome 4, whole genome shotgun sequence genome:
TATATAGCCGTCCTAGAACCTTGTTCGCAAAGCGTGCCCTCGACGATCGTCGTCGGATGATGGAGTTGCGCTTGGATCTTAAGCCCGCGTCAGCATCGTCGGTGAAGGTGTAATCGACTTGCCCTTCACTTTCGTTGTCACAGCTGTCCATGTCATTTAAAGAGTCGTCGGTCGAAATATTCGAGACGACAGAACCTTCCCGAGAGCCTTCCTTCAATAAGTAATCTGCTCGTTTTTGCAAACCTCTGCTAAGTTTGGCATAATCGTGAGCATCGGTGAACGGAGTATCATTGCTTACAGAACGGTTGAAGACATGGTCAAACTGTACAACTTTCTGATCGTCGTGCTCAGCCGACGACATAGATGATTCGTCGCCACCAAGTGAGTCCGCCTGACGTACACCGAGCTCCCTCATAACTTTTTGCGCATCAGCTCTCATCGATTCCGATACACTCAAATCGCCCATTCTGTCATGCTCGACGATATCCTTCGCTTGAACAGCCGCCGAACCTGCATTGCGGCGCTTTGGGACAAAAGAAGCAGTTCCAGAAACCATAATGAAGGCTCGGTCAACCGGAGCACCTGATCGCCACAAACGTTCGCCAGGTTGAAAACAAATGGGACCTTCTGCCAAGCTCTCGAGGTGTCTCTTCTGGACTGCACTTAATTTTCGTAGAGCAGAGTTGCCATTTAATAACTCCAATACATTCAAGCTTCGGACCGCCTCTTGGTAAAGTTCATCAGTCGCAGTAGAGCCGTTTTCGAAGCTCGTTTCTCTCTTTGCCCTGCCCTGTTGGGCTTTCCGATCGAGATACTTACGGTACAAAGGCGAACCACTCTTTAGGATAGTTTGAAGACTCGAAAATTCAACTGTTATGACCTTCACTCCCTCCGTGGAAAGCGCTACAACGTCGTGATTGTCGCTAGTATCACTTTCCCCACTCAAAAGAAGGTCCGGCTGCAGCGCGACCGGACCTGTCCAGTCACCGGCGTGCCATACCGCCTTAGGGATCTCCTTACCTTCCGCGATCATTTTCAAGGTGCCGCCCGTATTTCTTGGATTGCCTCCTTGACTAATTTTCTCCGTACAAGTACCTTCCCAAACGACACACAAGAGCTGGCTACGTCGAGTAGAGGGTACAACGACAGCACCAGGGGCATAGGCATCTACCTTCGCTGTTTCAAGCACTTCCATGGTAAATGCATAGGAGAGGCTGTAGAGAAAAGAGGTAGGTGTCAGAGGCCGAGCGTTATCTTTTTGTCACTTTTGTTAGAATGCCTCACcttgaaagaaaaggcaCCGCACTCAGTAGGTTCAATATAAACCACGCATCGGTACTCGAAGCAGGCCTCATTGAAACAAGCGGAACTGACTGGGGATCGTGACTTAAGCATGAAGCGCTTCTCacttgtctttcttttgcgccAATAAAATCAAGGTTCTGGAACGAATTCATCATTGTACGGGGCTCGCTTTGAACAGTTAACCTACTAGGTACATTTGCATTTGCTACAGCAGCTTCCTCTGATATGCTTTCGTACTCGCTGTGGCCGTTCCATATGTACTCGCCATCCCTACAAGAATCTGATGAAGCACTATGCCGGCTCCCCCGGCGGACATGGTCGTCAGATTGGTTCGCTATCTGATCCAAGCGAATAGTCCCCGCTGTTCCCGTTGGAGCAACACGAAGCTCGCATCCAGCAGGCAAAGCGGACGTGTGGACAACATAAAGCCGTTTCTTTACCTCCTTAGGAAGCTGAAGCAAAACCTCAAGTGGCGTGTGAATCGGAGGTGCACCGGCTTCGTGTAACAAAAGGTCCGTGTCCTGCAACGGAAGATTTCTGAGATCGTCAGCACGTGCTTTCGATAAAATACCTGTTTCTTGAAGCTTGTCTATCGCAGGGGGACTGTTGAAATGATCCCCGGTAAAAACCATTGATCGCCCCCTCCATTCGACTCGAAACCCTACACAAGGAATTGTGTGAAGTGTGTACGTAAAATAAAACGTAGCTCCTTGAAAACGAAGTGCTTCACCAATGATTGCTGGCTTGTAGCGATGGCTATGCCGGAGAAGAGCAGGACTAAGGGCGGACAGAGCCGCGTATTTGCGAATGAAACTTTTGTAGATTGTTGGTGTAGTTATCACCACGACTGGCGATCCTGTCAGAACTTTTTGAAAGGCTCCTGCATCGTGATCTGCGTGACAGTGGGTGAGAATGATGCCCACAATAGTTCGTGGACGAattccttctctttccaatGTAGCAGACGAGTAAGGAGGAGGATCTATCATCACTCCTCGCCCATTGATCCATAACACGTATCCAGAAACAGAACCGCTCTTGTCGAAGCCGTGAGAATTGCCAAGAACAGTCACTCCGAAAGAAGGCGGATGAAACGAAGGCGGAGGCAGGATTCTTTCCGGCTCGTTCAACCATCTTTCTAGATCTGCTGAAGAGGAAAGATCCCTTTCTTCTGCAAATGATTTGCTTTTGCGACAATTTGGCCCGACATCATCCAATATCGAATGACCGCCAAAGCCATCGACGCTCATTAATTCCGAGACCTTGACATGCCCAGAAAACCGAGCTTTTCCAATGATTTTGTTATTTTCATCAACATCATGAATGATGTATTCAGTTCCGCCAGGCATCTTAAATATTTCGACGCGGGGGACACTTCGTTCCTTGATTTGATCCACAGTTGCAGACGTCGGCCAAACCGTGGAGACATCGCCTATGATCGCAACAAGAGAAATGAAACTGAGACGAGGACTCTTTGCACAACATGCGACGTATGAACGACTCAGGACTTACCCATAAAACGAGCCTGGGAATATGTCCAGGGAGTGGCTTGCTCCCTGGATTCGACTGCTTGCAAGTCCTTCGgaacttcttcttccgcgtcACTCTCAGCACCGCaatcttcgtcttcgctcTTGCAACCATCACCTTGTTCCTCGACTTTCCCTTCTGCGTTGGGAGGAACACCAAGACCTTCGTGCCCGTCCGATCGCATCTCAAAGTGTCGAAATTCCAGGAGCGTCTCAATTACTAGCTCATTCCCGTCTGGCATGATTCGAAAGTGTTTCAATTCCTTGGTAAAGTTCGGAATAGCATTCCTAGGGAAATCCTTAGCAAAATCTTCCGCTTCGAACGCCAAGGGGTCTTCTTCCCGGCGGAACTGTGCCGGTCCAAGCAGTGTCTCACTGAAGACTTTCCGTATATTGTCTTCGGCGTCTTCTGAATCCACGACTAGTGTACAGCGTTTCTTGTAAACAAAAAAATTAAAGTAAGCCGGGAACTCAAATTCCGCCAAATTGACTCCCAATGCAGGCCCCATTTCACGACAAAAGCGCTCTACAGGCACAATGTATACCTGAGGGACCGGTATACCCAGCTGCATACTGTCCTTGATGGTCTCGGGGGGCAAGCCGAACTAAAGAGCAAATCAGCATGGTAGTGTGAGTAAAATTTGTCAGGATCAGCATCAGCGGCAATCCATGTAGCCTTGTTCCCTACTTACCTGTACTCGACCGACAGCTTTGGTGTCTATGCTAAGTCCTCCACGAGGTAGCTTGGTTTGATCCAATAGCGGTATCAAGTCGTACGAGCTCCTACCTGCGGGCGTGTCTTGATGATGGTCAGCGGTACGAACGGGATCATTCTCTTCCACCAGCGGCGGTTTCGTCTCATGTTGGCCGCTCATAGCCTGCTTCGGACGATTTGTGTTCGGTCGGTTGCGATTTTCGTTGACGTGAGGAAGTGCTGATTTTTTCAAGCTCGGCGCGGGCGGTTCCATCAGTTGTGCCTGTGGTTCTAAACCGTGGCCGGGTGCCGTCGATGAAAGGTCAATGGCCGCTTCCAAGCTTTCTTCCTCGACACGCGCATTCACGCTACTATTATCGCTTTCGTGTCGCTCAGCCTGCAAAAGTGATGCACTCGTATTTCCCGATTCCTTCTTattcttcttttgaaagaTCTTCTTCACGGACTTCATCAGAGCAGATAGAAATGCTCCGATGGCCGTAATGGATTGTtacttttggaaacggaaTGACACTGCGACAGGTATGACCACAGTAGTGACCCAGCGAAAACGAGAAAAAACCCTTCGATTCCCAAGCTAATTGTGAAATAGGGGTCGACCAGCAAAGAAAATCAGGCCTGTTCCTCCTATCGGCACCTCGACGAAAAGCACCTTTGCGACACAGGTAAACACGTTCCGTCGACCAACGGCCACGATTTTAGAGTAGAGGCCTGGCCCAATTTGAGAATGATGGAATGCGGAGGGTGAAATTGGTTTTGTATCTCCGTTCACAGTTAGCCAACACTGCCACCACGTCTACCGACGGGACAagctttttcgtttcaagCTGTGAAGTCTTCGATGAAGGAGACATTCTGGAATTAAGTAAGTCAGAGTAAGTGTTTTAGTAGAATTGATCTTTGAGATTCTCAATATCTACAGTGAATGTTAATTAAAATATTTGGTGATAATTGTAGACATAAATGTAAGTCCTGACCGATAGAACCTCCAAAACTGCACAGGGGGACCGATTATGTAAGGTGGTATGTTATGGTAGTGCCCGTAACTGTTGAGAGTCACAGAGAGCACACTAGCCCATTTGGTAGTCATGGCATTATTTGAACTGTGTGAAAATGATGAGGACACGACTGCCACAAGCGGAAGCAATCGAAGGCCCTTTCATTGATCGTCGAGACTATGAGATGTTTGCGTGGTGTATTAGTGTATAATTGAAATAGCAACGAAAGGGATAATTCTATGCTTCCtctccaaagcttctttATCAAGGAATCAGACAACCATCTATGGAAGCAGCATATAGAGCTTTCATTCATGAACTTTCGCGATGAAACAACTTTTTTTGGTTATTCTCGTCACATCCACGAATTTGCTCATCACACGTGTTTCGGGATTTGTTTCCTGTGTATCACGGCAACAGCAAACCGATGCCTCGCCGAGAAATTGGAAATGCGCTCTGCAAACGTCATCGAACTCGGAGGAAGCCGAACGTGAGGTGGACGAGAACGTTTATCAGAGCATCGACATAGATGCAGTTTCAGACGCCGAGGCTCTATTGGCAGTTAGGGCATATTTGCAGCGCAAAAATAGACTAGGTTCTTGGTCAAAGTATGAAGAACGGAAGCGGCAGGCCAGACAGTCCATTTCGTCCATGCAGAATGCTTCTTCTAGGTCTGTGGACGAGGCTGGGTTCTTTTGGGAAGACCCAGCGCAGCTCCGATATCTTTACCATGACTCTGAAGCGAGCAAAACTATTTCTAGTCGACATGACGACAGCGAGGCAGACCTTTCAGAAACGGAAGAGACAGACGAAACACTCGTCCTCCCAGTTGACGGTGAGGCGAAATCACGTACCGACACCGAGTTACTGGATTTCCCcatggatgaagaagattttGACGCAGACGCTACAGCCGACTCTTTTTTTGATCACGGACCTTCGGATTCCAGAATACGGCGCTCGAAAGCTGCTCGAAAAACGTGGTCCAATCCGGATTGGCGCAAAATGTGGTACGAAAGACGGTGGGGAGAACGCCGCCGGCAGCGTGTTCCGGGAAAGCAAGAACAAAAGATAATGGAAGACAGAGTTCGTACCTTCAACCCAGATCAATTGCTTGGCAGCGAGGCTTTGTCGTCGCTAACGGAAGGTGAAATAGCGGACGCAATCTGCAGCTACGTGGGGGCCAATCGCAAACGCTCTTTTTCTCGCCAGATATCTTTACAGGAACGGAAAGCCGCTTTGCAGAAGCCCCCTCCTATCCAAGCGTTGCCTAGAGACTATCTTCTCCAACAGGACCCAGCAGTCCTGATAGAAAACCGACGGAAACGAGCAAGACGTGCCTCTCAGGCGTATCAAAAGCGACTAGACAACGAATCATTTCAAAGAGATGGCCAGCGGCGACGACAAGCATCAGCCAAGCGAGCCGCGGATGGAAAAGCGTCAGCACGGACTATATCGCAAGCTCGAACGCCAGACGCTGCTCTCCAACGGATTACGGCCGATTTGGACGATGAGCGCATACCTGCTATACTCGATGTTGAGCTTATTTTAGAGCCCATTCGTCTTGGCCGGCGAAAGAACGTTTTACGTCGAATTCTTAGTGTTTGTTTCGACTTGCGGGGGAAATGTGTACCAGATGAAAGCACTTTGGAAGAGTGGAACAACGCAAAAGAAGACACTGCCGAAAGTGTCGAACCTTACGGCTTTGTCTTTGCGACGAGCTGCTCAATCGACCATCTCGGCAAGTTTGTCCTGTACTGTGTCCAAAAGGCACACCGAGAATTACCCTTCTTTGTGCGCAAGTGATTTTTTGCAGAGTGGCTCAAAAGATACCCATGGAGTGATTATTCTTCCTTGACTGAAACCAGCAAGAGAGGTTCTGGCTTTTACAAGCTACATGCACGGTTTGTGTTAAGTTCATTCTCTCGCCTTGCTGGAAGCAAATGTATCTCAGTTTATCAATACTCTATTGATTTTCACTTCTACACTACTTCACACGAGTCTTTCTCATTTCCTTCACTTTTTATTCGGCCAGTGCTTCTGCTTGTTGTTCGGATCAAATAACAGACACGAATAATTTGTCTACTGCGATGCCACTGCTCCGAAATTGGTTCCCAGAATTTCGCTTGTCTTGGCAATTTTATACGACATTGCCTTTTCCCATTTGTCACGGACACGCTTGTATAGATGTAGTGCTGCCATGGCGTCTTCGTACGGACTGTGTGGGATACCTGGTTCCTGGATAGTCTTTCGCAACTTGTCCGCACACAAATCCTTGAGTTTGCGGGGCCAGAGGACGCCATCTTCGAATCGAATTTTCATAAAGGGCTCGTACTTGGCCGTGTCTCGCGTTTGTTGCCAAGGATGACGCAGAGAGAGAGCGGCCAGGTCGTTTTTCAAACCGTGGCCGACCAGAACGCGATCACGTAGCAGGTTCTTTACTTCTTGGCGGCATGACTCCAAGTCGCCAGCATGTGCAAGATCAGCCTCGGTGATCCCGGAAACAAACGTGCGATAGTCCGTGACGGTTTGTTCGGGTCGAATTATGCGATCCAACAGCACATTTCCGTGCCAGTTGACCAGGACAACGCGAGCCAAGGCGGATTTGGTACCAAGCGCACCCACACCCACCATTTCACAGTCCATGGCGACATACTGGGCTTGTTCTTCCTTAGTGAGATCCAGCGGGATAGGCTTGCGTGGGGAAATTGAATTGCCGCCACTTTTGCGTGACCGGTTACGACGGCGCCGACGCGAGGGTTTGGTCGGCGCGTCACAACGGTCCGGTTTGGTTGTTGTATGCTGGTGGGTCGAAATTgtcgacgaaaaagaagtcaGACTTGCCAAGCTTTCGGAATCATCCGAGGCGCTGCTACCGGATCGAGGACGCGGAGTTGTAGAAgtgggtgtcgtcgttatCGATGAAGTGCCGGAGTTTGTCGAAACCGGAGAAGAAAGCTATGCAGTGCAAGAGTTGGACAGAAAATGACCAGTGAGTACAAAAAATGCTGTTGAAAGACTGACACTTGCAAAGAAGACGGCTAGTCTCTACTAACCTTGGGAGGAATAGCCATGGTAAAAGAGATTCTAGACTGCAAATTTTGAAAAGAATTGCTGGTCCGTGTGAGCCCTGTTCGGTTTTTATGACGATGCAATGCGACTGGTTGGCATGCCTCTCTGGTCAGAAGACATATGTTGTGCGATGTGATGTGTTGGTGTGTCGGCCGGTTCTAGATTGCGCCGGATGATTCAGGACTGGGTCCACACACACGTCGACTCTCCACGTTGATCGACGCGTACAAAAAGGCCCAACAAAAAAATAGAAATAGGATTCTGTTTTGGAAGGAATAAAAAAGCGCATCAGTCCCGTGACTAAACCTTTAAATGGAAATAGCTCTTGTACCTTTGGATTGGCTAGTTCTTTGACATCCGGTAGTGAATGTCGACTTCCCCCCCGTGGATCGGATGGAATTTGCATTGGGACTCAGGTATCTTTGATTCGCGTGTTGTCGTTGAAACCTGGTGTCGACGTCAACATTGGGCTTTGGAAACGTCAGCTTAGTTAACATGTTCAAGTCTCCGGAGACAGGAAATCGTGACTGACGTCAGTTTCTGATTCACGAAACACCACCGCGCCAGTGACGAGACGAAACCGCTATCCCGTCCATCGATCGAATTCCTTCGCTGATCGCCAGCACATCGCATCGTTGTCCCCCGTGGCAACCAGCACAATGGCGGCGACTCGACTGACTGGCATTTACCGACGTTCAGTGATTGCTTTGCTTCCAGCTCATCCGTCGTGTAACATTCGTGGCAGGAATTGTATCTATGCTGGTCTCCGCGTGTTGCTTCTCGTATCTTGACTAGAGCCATTGACgacgctcacagtcagtgcgaTACTACAATGCGACGACAGTCGCTTGTCgtgggtgtcgtcgttgcgcTGCAACCCAATCCAATCTTGGCCTTTTCTACCAGCAGATCGCCGACTCTGAAGCGTGAACACCCGCGTTGGGTCAATAACCAGAAACGACCCCCGTCAGTTTTGTCCGCCGTCTCGCCGATAGATACCTTGGTGGATTCCTGGAAGGCACTTTGGGAAAAGCCAACGGCCGCCGTTTCCTTGCCCAAGAAACACCCGGCACAGACAGTGCAAAATTTTATTAGCGCCTACAATGAAAGAGATTACAACACGCTCGAGAATATGGTCGACCCAGACATTGAATTTGACGACACGGCTTACCCAAAACCGTGTCGAGGGCTGCCCGAACTTGAGCGTCGGTGGCGCTTGACCCGGAATGCTCAAGGAGACAAGCGCATACAAGTCGCGGTCGATGACATTGCCTCTTCTACGACCACTGTAGGTATTCGTTTTCATTTGGAAAATGTCGAAGGCGAGATTCCCAACGGTCGGGGAGCTgcctttttccaactttcCAACGACGGTCTACTGGTTAAAAAGGTGTTTTGGGTACAAGAATCGGCTCAGAAAGGGGGAGAGGCCAGTCTGCAAACCCTCAATCGCGCCAGCAAAGTTATGAAATTGACTGGCTATAACAAGGCCACCGCCACATCTACCGCCACGAAGGAGGCGTCCGAAATGATCGAAACCTCATTCTTGTCTCTACCAGAGAAGTATTTTGCGGCTTGGAATCGTCGAGACATGAGCAGTGCGGTTGCCTTGTTTGCGGATACCGTCACGTATGATGATACGGCCTTTCCGGAACCATTTAGCGGCAAAACAAATTTATCATCGCATCTTTATAAATGCTCCAACGCGTTCCCTTCCACTTTTACCTTTCAAGTCGACAAGGTGGCCGACGCTGGAGACCGGATCTCTGTGTTATGGCACGTAGAAAACGACGGGGATGATTTACCTTTTACGAGGGGATGCTCCTTTTACAACGTTGATACTAAACGAAACGAAATACTGGACGGcattgattttgttgaaccCGGGCCGATTAAACTCGGAGGATTCCGTTTGCTGGTGTCGACGGTCAGAACTAACCTTGAACGTGAACCGGCTCGATACGTACCACTGATATCCTGGATTGCCTACATCTATATTGTATTCTTCTCAAACGGGATCCTGCCGGGTGCGAATGCGCTAGAGCTTGAACAACGAACTTGGGAAGAGGTTCGTGATTTGTCGCTCAACTTTTTCCTCGTTTCACCACTTCTCCAATTATCCTTCTCTCCAACGGTGCATCCTATGCTAGAAGGCGTTTTCAATTTGCTCCTGTCTTGGGCGGCCATGTTTGCCGGTTTCTTGAGCGACGACCGTCGAGAGAAGCCCAATGTCGCCCCAATGCTTCCAATCGTCATCGGTATGCAGTTTCTGACATCGGCGTTTCTAATGCCATATCTAGTGCTCCGGTCGACCGAAGAAAGCACACTCGTGGCAAAGGACGCCCTTCCGAAAGTGGCTCAATTGGCAGAGGCGCGGGCGCTGGCGCCCTTCTTGGCGTCGGTAGGAACTGGTTCCATCGTATGGGGACTAGTAGGACGAATGGCAGATTTTGGGGACTTGTCGACTCGCTGGTCCAGTTTTATCGATCTGCTGAGTATTGACCGCGTAGGCTCGAGCTTTGTCGTTGATCTAGCAttgttttggctttttcAATCATTTTTGATTGACGATGACCTTAAGCGGAGGGGCATAGATCCAGAAACTAGCGAACTTCCGGTCTTTCTGGGAAAGTATGTTCCGTTCTTTGGCATGGCACTCTACCTTGCGATGCGACCACCACTTCCTCTGAATATACAGAACTCGCAAAATGACTAGCCTTCAAACCGTCTAGCTAGTTTCCGACTTTGTAGACGTGGTCAATGGATAGTAAAACAATCATAGCTTCGGTGCTCGAATAAGCTTCTCTTTTGTCGTATGTATggttacagttaatgtaagatGACTGAATTCTTCGCGTGGCCATCGGTACAGGACTTATACAGAACCTTTGATTTCCGACATTTCGTTCTCTATATTGTTCCTTAATTGACATGAACTTTCGACTATCCGATCAAAATAGGTCGATCTTTCGCGATTCATCGGGTTTGAAACAAAAAGTAGAAAAATTACCCACTCCCACAGTCAACAGGTTGTCCACGAGACCGAAAATGGAGGCAACATATTCCAGGCATTAAATTTTCACCATGGTTCCTAACTATAGTGCGACACCAGGCCACCGACTGCCAAGGCATTCTCCATCCCAAAAGCTACGTCCTCCCTCTGGGCATTTTTTTGACACGAATCAAAACCCACTCCAGGGAGGGACAGATTTTCAAAGAGACCTCTATACCATTTTTCAAAAAGCACTTGACATTGCTTTGGAAATCGAAGTTTCTTGTTGGGATGACCATTTAAATTGTACAGAATGAGAAAGTGATCCAGAAAGTTACAGACTACATGCAacgtcaacaacacaagTTAGGAATCACATTAGCGAGTCATATACTTTAAAACAAAAGTTAGAACTAGAGTCGCTTTTCTAAATAGATGTAGAGTGTTTCTTGAGCCCCGATCACTTTAGGTGTTCATGTGTTTGCCGCGATAATGCCAGTTCTGCACGATTCACTTTCCGAGCTGAGCCAACAGATATATGCATCTCTTAAGAAATAGGGGGGAGCTCCATACTGTCTGTTGCATTCCTAGGGTCCTCTTCTTTGTCATCGACCTCGATGCTTTGTTCCCAGTCAGGACGTGAGTCGCCATGAAAGTCCTCGTCTGTATTGTGGGATACCAGGTCGGGCTGCATCCAAAGATGTCCCCATGGATTTCCATCCACATCGATGTCCGAGCTCAAGAGAGTTCCACCTCCAACACAACCGCCTGGAGCTATCGTTTTCAAAGCATCTCTAAACCCGTAGTAAGATTCCTTCCTTGCGTAGGCTTCGTCGAAGATAAGGGGCTCGTCATCGTGGTAAAAATGGGTCACCCAAGTGTGACGATCCGTAAATCCCCACAACCATACGCCATCAAAGGCCGGCTCAGACAGCGCTGCAGCCAAGAGATCATGGAATATTTGACGCTGGGCTATTTGACGTAGATTTGCTGGAAGTTGACTAACACGTACATCCATTTCCGAAAAATTTACCGTCAGCCCGAGTTGTCCTAAGCGCCGAACTTGTGCCTTGACGCTTCTTGGCGTTGGCGGACGATTCCAGCCCACGCCAGCTGCATTCCAGTGAGCCTGCACGCCGCAACCGTGGACGGGGACATTTTTGGCTTTGAGATCCGCAAGCAATTCGTAAAATGCATCCGACTTTCTCGAATCAATCCCTTCGACCTTGTTATCGTTGTACAAAAGAACAGCGCTAGCGTCGGCTTCGTGGGCCCAGCGAAAAGAATCCTCGATGTAGGAGGGTCCGAGCTTTCGGAGAAAAACGTTATCCGCGAGTGTTCCGTCGGGTGCAAGAGCTTCATTCACCACATCCCAGACTTGAATGCGACCACGGAAATGACCCATGACCGTAAAAATGTGACGTCTGAGCTCTTTGCGTACTTCCTCCGGCTCCATATCTTCCAGAATTTTCGGAGACGTAACATGCCATACCAAAACATGTCCTTTGACTTTCATACTGCGTTTCAAGGCCCAGTCCACGACTGAATCTGCATGATGGAAGTCATACCGACCGATGCGATCAGAGGGTTTTTCGCTAGGCAGTGGTCCCGGCTCGGAGACACACAATGGATTCCACTTGAGGTGATGCTCTACCACTATTGCGTTAAACTCGTTGCCTAACACACGCGCGTACGGTGTCGGAATGGACGCCGCGGCGTCGTGAAGTTCTTCACTGCCATCGTAGTCTTGGATGTCAGGATGAAAGAGCGGTTTGGGTAGGACGGCTGCTCCGACATCAATGCGCTTGCAACATTGCATAGCGACTTGCTTGAGTGTTAAACCGTCGGTACTAgtatcatcatcgtcatcaatCTCTAGATCATCGTCATGGTAGCCGCCGTCTTCGTTCGCATCTAGGGTTTTCAGATCTTCTATTGCATCTGTGTCGATACCTTCGCCATGCCGGATCGTGACGGTGCCTTCGATATCTTCGGTGACAGAAATCATGCTGAATGCTCGTAAGTGGTACTACGGATAGTTGCAAGCTTGTATTCGTGAAGTCAAGTTTGGTGGGGTCTCACAAGGTAGGACTCACTTTCACGTGACTACGACCTATTCATTCATTCTTCGTTCGGGTTGACCTGTGTGCTCTTAGGCTAGCTCTCCCATATTGTGTGCGTTTCGAGCTTTCTTGGGACAAAGGAGGAATTTGGAGTTCTATGGCGTCTCTCACGCTTGATCCAG
This genomic interval carries:
- a CDS encoding predicted protein — its product is MISVTEDIEGTVTIRHGEGIDTDAIEDLKTLDANEDGGYHDDDLEIDDDDDTSTDGLTLKQVAMQCCKRIDVGAAVLPKPLFHPDIQDYDGSEELHDAAASIPTPYARVLGNEFNAIVVEHHLKWNPLCVSEPGPLPSEKPSDRIGRYDFHHADSVVDWALKRSMKVKGHVLVWHVTSPKILEDMEPEEVRKELRRHIFTVMGHFRGRIQVWDVVNEALAPDGTLADNVFLRKLGPSYIEDSFRWAHEADASAVLLYNDNKVEGIDSRKSDAFYELLADLKAKNVPVHGCGVQAHWNAAGVGWNRPPTPRSVKAQVRRLGQLGLTVNFSEMDVRVSQLPANLRQIAQRQIFHDLLAAALSEPAFDGVWLWGFTDRHTWVTHFYHDDEPLIFDEAYARKESYYGFRDALKTIAPGGCVGGGTLLSSDIDVDGNPWGHLWMQPDLVSHNTDEDFHGDSRPDWEQSIEVDDKEEDPRNATDSMELPPIS